A window of Sulfurimonas gotlandica GD1 contains these coding sequences:
- a CDS encoding AMP-binding protein encodes MIIEYINKDSSREIIDISLNKETSDEWININSTSKKEFIKEFFSAFSSGQKIVLFDKNHTKLQKFYEENDLNNFEDIDEVNKIAQLLFFTSGSSGFPVGAFKSRQNLLEEVEVLKDLLKSFNIERVVVSVPFVHIYGILAGLLLPLHLNDITLIVKDDFLPYEILEEASVDNTLVITTPLFIKALAKVSDNKELTKSLFISSTGPLHLDDVTLFQERYKTTVMQLFGSTETGGIAYKKGVSNKWKSLKYVSIQSEDERLTLSSPFISKYLLENKIIELKQPFKTQDIVAINGDSFTLLGRANKLIKIAGKRISALEIESIIETIEDVEKAVVSLIYKKELLRSEQILITLQAKQKIDKRLIKDKIAQNYGTLTIPFKVDYVDNLNYSAMGKVIF; translated from the coding sequence GTGATTATTGAATACATCAACAAAGACTCTTCAAGAGAAATCATAGATATATCTCTAAACAAAGAGACATCAGATGAGTGGATAAATATAAACTCAACTTCAAAAAAAGAGTTTATAAAAGAGTTTTTTTCAGCTTTTTCAAGTGGACAGAAAATAGTTCTATTTGATAAGAACCACACTAAGCTTCAAAAGTTTTACGAAGAAAATGATTTGAATAATTTTGAAGACATTGATGAAGTAAACAAAATAGCTCAACTTCTTTTTTTCACATCAGGTAGCAGCGGATTTCCTGTAGGTGCATTTAAAAGTAGACAAAATCTTTTAGAAGAAGTAGAAGTATTAAAAGATTTGCTTAAGAGTTTTAATATCGAGCGCGTTGTTGTAAGCGTACCTTTTGTTCATATATACGGAATATTAGCGGGTCTTCTTCTACCTCTGCATCTAAATGATATAACACTAATAGTTAAGGATGATTTTTTGCCTTATGAGATATTAGAAGAAGCTTCAGTGGATAATACACTTGTCATTACTACTCCGCTATTCATAAAAGCACTTGCAAAAGTTAGTGACAACAAAGAACTAACGAAGAGCCTCTTTATATCTTCTACAGGACCTCTGCATCTAGATGATGTAACTCTATTTCAAGAGAGATACAAAACAACTGTCATGCAACTATTTGGCTCTACTGAAACTGGTGGCATCGCTTATAAAAAAGGAGTGAGTAACAAGTGGAAAAGTCTAAAATACGTTAGTATCCAAAGTGAAGATGAGAGACTGACTCTTAGCTCTCCTTTTATATCAAAATACCTTTTAGAGAATAAAATCATAGAATTAAAACAGCCCTTTAAAACTCAAGACATTGTTGCCATAAATGGTGATTCTTTTACCCTTCTCGGACGTGCGAATAAACTTATAAAAATTGCAGGAAAGAGAATATCTGCACTTGAGATAGAATCAATTATCGAGACGATAGAAGATGTAGAAAAAGCGGTTGTAAGTTTGATATATAAAAAAGAGTTACTAAGAAGTGAGCAGATATTAATTACTCTACAAGCAAAACAGAAAATAGACAAGCGACTTATAAAAGATAAAATAGCACAAAATTATGGAACACTAACAATACCATTTAAAGTTGATTATGTAGATAATCTTAACTACTCAGCGATGGGAAAAGTTATTTTTTAA